A window of Sebastes umbrosus isolate fSebUmb1 chromosome 3, fSebUmb1.pri, whole genome shotgun sequence contains these coding sequences:
- the sart1 gene encoding U4/U6.U5 tri-snRNP-associated protein 1 codes for MGSSKKHKEKSRDKDTDRREHKKHRHKDRDAADRAEGTRDKEKRKRSRSRERGGREGRSKGERSTGEPRVKKEKVDVGYEESNAQPQPQSASGDASLSVEETNKLRAKLGLKPLELNENKKELGTKEEPLVAETINPVLIKRQKDMREKLAAMKEKRIQNQKLGKVKTIAEDDWLDDTTAWVERSRNMAKEKELAEKRAKLLQEMDEEFGVSNLVEEEFAQKKKDAYTAQDLKGLKVQHKVDSFNEGQTVILTLEDKGVLEEEEDVLVNVNMVDKEKAEKNVELKKKKPDYKPYAEEESVDDMITIKPRIVLSKYDEEIEGEKKKSFRLNTGGFADGEREREIQAMREALHNQAQTLDMPALTIASEYYSPQEMVGFKKTKRRVRKIRKKEKQTAADELRIDDTRSTDFGSRTRGRGRKKLDEESGEVKDEEEKEKESTLVHDIPLLSDDVRMAEMDISDDEDFTPPEPAVIEEDEAEQELQKQLEKQRKLKQKQLLKDSGEKVAEKIKELDKGKIDNDPERKNNIVFNATSEFCRTLGDIPTYGLSGNREDQEDIMDFEEKEEKDDAGDSESELDDNVGWSTVNLDEEQKQPDFSTACATILDEEPIVNSGLAAALLLCKNKGLLDTEMQKIARVRATKGALPNDNYCIEDKMGFDDKYSRREEYRGFTQDFKDKDGYKPDVKIEYVDESGRRLTPKEAFRQLSHRFHGKGSGKMKTERRMKKLEEEALLKKMSSSDTPLGTVALLQEKQKSQKTPYIVLSGSGKSMNANTITK; via the coding sequence ATGGGGTCGTCCAAGAAACACAAGGAGAAGAGTCGCGACAAGGACACGGACCGTCGTGAGCATAAGAAGCATCGCCACAAGGACCGAGATGCTGCAGACCGAGCAGAGGGGACTCGGGATAAAGAGAAACGGAAACGCTCCAGGTCCCGGGAGAGAGGCGGACGAGAGGGCCGCAGCAAGGGTGAGAGGAGCACCGGAGAGCCACGAGTGAAGAAGGAGAAGGTTGATGTTGGATATGAAGAAAGCAATgctcagcctcagcctcagtcTGCAAGCGGAGACGCATCTCTCAGCGTCGAGGAGACCAACAAACTCAGAGCCAAGCTGGGTCTGAAGCCTCTGGAGCTGAATGAGAACAAGAAAGAGCTGGGCACCAAAGAGGAACCACTGGTGGCTGAGACCATCAACCCTGTTCTCATCAAAAGGCAGAAAGATATGAGAGAGAAGCTCGCGGCTATGAAAGAAAAACGCATCCAGAACCAGAAACTGGGGAAAGTCAAGACCATAGCAGAGGACGACTGGCTGGATGATACAACTGCCTGGGTTGAGAGAAGCAGAAATATGGCGAAAGAAAAAGAATTGGCTGAGAAAAGAGCCAAACTTCTGCAAGAGATGGATGAGGAGTTTGGTGTCAGCAATCTGGTAGAGGAGGAGTTTGCACAGAAGAAAAAGGATGCATACACAGCTCAAGATCTGAAGGGACTCAAAGTGCAGCACAAGGTGGATTCCTTCAACGAGGGCCAGACTGTCATCCTGACCCTAGAAGACAAAGGTGTACtcgaagaggaggaagatgtgcTTGTGAACGTGAACATGGTGGACAAGGAAAAAGCAGAAAAGAACGTGgagctaaaaaagaaaaagcctgATTACAAGCCCTATGCAGAAGAGGAGAGTGTGGATGATATGATTACGATTAAGCCCCGCATTGTACTTTCAAAGTATGATGAGGAAATtgagggagaaaagaaaaagagtttCCGGTTGAATACAGGCGGCTTTGCTGACGGTGAGCGAGAGCGGGAGATTCAGGCCATGAGAGAGGCTCTACATAATCAGGCCCAGACCTTGGACATGCCTGCTCTCACCATCGCCTCTGAGTATTACTCACCTCAGGAAATGGTGggctttaaaaagacaaaacgcCGTGTGAGGAAAATCAGGAAGAAGGAGAAGCAGACGGCTGCAGATGAGCTTCGCATTGACGACACCCGCAGCACTGATTTTGGCTCCAGGACACGCGGTCGAGGCCGCAAGAAGCTGGATGAAGAAAGTGGGGAAGtaaaggatgaggaggagaaggagaaggagagcacATTGGTACACGATATCCCCCTTCTGTCTGATGACGTTAGGATGGCAGAAATGGACATAAGTGATGACGAAGACTTCACACCTCCTGAGCCAGCTGTAATTGAGGAGGACGAGGCAGAGCAGGAGCTGCAGAAACAACTGGAGAAGCAGAGGAAGCTGAAGCAAAAGCAGCTCCTCAAAGACTCTGGGGAGAAGGTGGCAGAGAAGATTAAAGAGCTCGATAAAGGCAAAATTGACAATGATCCTGAGAGGAAGAACAACATTGTTTTCAACGCCACCTCAGAGTTTTGCAGAACTCTTGGTGATATTCCAACTTATGGGCTGTCCGGCAACAGAGAGGACCAAGAGGACATTATGGACTttgaagagaaagaagagaaagatgATGCTGGAGATTCAGAATCTGAATTGGATGACAATGTTGGATGGAGCACAGTTAACTTGGATGAAGAGCAGAAACAGCCCGATTTTTCCACAGCCTGTGCCACCATTTTGGATGAAGAGCCCATTGTCAACTCCGGTCTTGCTGCTGCCTTGCTGTTGTGCAAAAACAAAGGTCTGTTGGACACTGAAATGCAGAAGATAGCCCGTGTGAGGGCAACAAAAGGCGCTTTGCCCAATGACAACTACTGCATCGAGGACAAGATGGGCTTTGACGACAAGTACAGCCGCAGAGAAGAATACAGAGGCTTCACTCAAGATTTCAAGGATAAAGACGGCTACAAGCCCGACGTCAAGATCGAGTACGTGGATGAATCTGGGCGGAGGCTCACTCCAAAAGAAGCTTTCAGGCAGCTTTCACATCGATTCCACGGGAAAGGCTCTGGAAagatgaagacagagaggaggatgaaaaagctggaggaggaggcgcTGCTGAAGAAGATGAGCAGCAGTGATACTCCTCTAGGGACGGTGGCTTTGCTCCAAGAGAAGCAGAAATCTCAGAAAACACCATATATTGTGCTTAGTGGGAGTGGGAAAAGTATGAATGCAAACACCATCACCAAATAA